In the Terriglobus sp. RCC_193 genome, TTTAACTGAAGTTGCAGCGTTTCCAGTTGGTCCTGAGCAATTTCACGATCATCGCGCGCCAGCTGGGCGCGCAAGTCCAGTTCGCGTGCGGCATTCTGCAGTTTTGCGCGACCTTCACGGTACACAGAGCGCTGCATGTCGGCATCGGCATAGGCGCGGGCCGCATCGGCGGCAGAGGCACGGGCCTTGGCGCGGTGTGCCATGTCCAGCAGGGGAATGTTGAACTGAAGTCCGTAGCTCATGGAATTTTCACTGTTTCCCGGAGATCCAAACTTTGGGTAGTAAGCCGCGTAATCGGCCAATCCAATCGCGACGCGGCTGTAATTGGCGGCAAGGCTGATCTGCGGACGCAGAAGGTACCGACTATCGCCGAAAGCCGTGTACTGCCGAGCATGCGCACTGGCATAGGCAGCGCGCACTCCGTCACTGTCCTGAAGGCTTGCGGTATCTGTTGTTGAAGCTCCTGGATGCAGGTGGTATGCAGGCACGGAGTTGATATCCGTGATGAGGGATGTTTCGGGAAGCCCCGTTAACTGTGCCAGGTGCAGTCGATTCGACGCGATATCATCGTCTACCTGAAGCGCCTGCAACCGAATCTGGGTGGCGGTCCGGCGGGTCTTAGGAGCCTCCACCTTCGGGTCCACGCCAAGTGTGATCCGGTCGCTGGTGACACTGACAAGGCGATCTGCTACATCGAGCGATTGAAGCAGCACTGTACGCCGTTGCATGGCGAAATCGAGTGCG is a window encoding:
- a CDS encoding TolC family protein, which translates into the protein MKISCLLLSFALLCSATAAHGQVSLSTVVNLALKNSPKVRAAKADLDKAKANKSEVRDAYIPVVTTTSGYGQSTGAPLNVPTIFSINAQSLLFSFSQKDYIRSASEGIRAAEFVLHNAEIEVVEDTTNTYLALDFAMQRRTVLLQSLDVADRLVSVTSDRITLGVDPKVEAPKTRRTATQIRLQALQVDDDIASNRLHLAQLTGLPETSLITDINSVPAYHLHPGASTTDTASLQDSDGVRAAYASAHARQYTAFGDSRYLLRPQISLAANYSRVAIGLADYAAYYPKFGSPGNSENSMSYGLQFNIPLLDMAHRAKARASAADAARAYADADMQRSVYREGRAKLQNAARELDLRAQLARDDREIAQDQLETLQLQLNQQGGNSQGPQVTPKDQLNAQLQERQKYLDVLSADLQLRQTQVNVMRQTNTLGDWILGAVGGTSTLTPSIPPAAGNKTPDVSGTQPSGASTTPLPQAPGR